TGCCCGTCGCGGAGGCCGGTGAACCGCTCGCCGAACTTCCGGGCGAGGTTCACCTGATGGAGGCTGATGACGGCCGTCAGGTCGCGCTTGCGGGCGGCGGTGCGGAGGTATCCCATCACCTGCTGGGAGGAGCCGGGGTCAAGGCTGGCGACCGGCTCGTCGGCGAGCAGGATCGTCGGGTCCTGAACCAGCGCCCGGGCGATGCCGACCCGCTGTTGCTGCCCCCCGGACATGCGCTTCGCGCTCTGTTGGGCCTCGTCGAGCAGTCCCACGGTGTTGAGCGCCTCCAGCGCCTGGAGCTTGTCGCTCTCGTCTTGCAGCTGGAGCAGCGAGCCGATGAAGGAGTTGCGGTTGAGCGACCCGGTGAGCGCGTTGGAGTACGCGGTCATCTGGTCGATGATGTTGTGCTGTTGGAAGATCATCGCGATGTCGTCGCGGGGACTGGTGACGGGGTCGTCGCCCACTCTGATCTCCCCCTCTGTGGGGGTTTCGAGCGCGTTCATACACCGAAGCAGCGTCGACTTCCCCGAGCCGGAGACGCCGAGCACGATGACGAACTCGCCCTGCGGGATCTCGAACGAGACGTCGTCGAGCGCGACGGTGTCGCCGAACCGCTTTGTCACCCCATCGACTGTGATGCGACTCATTAGCTATAAAGAAAGGTTGTAGAGGGGTTACGAAAGGTCTTCGAACTCCAGACCGAGCTGGTCGAGGACCCGCTGGATCGGCTGGTAGTCGTCGATGCTCCCCTCCTGAACGCCGGTGAACCAGAGCGGCTCTCCGTCGTAGTCGTCGCCGTGGCTGAGGTCGTCCTCGCTCACGTTCAGGATCGCCTCCTCCAACTCGGCTTTGACCGGGCTGTCCCAGTTGGACCGGGTCGCGAGCGGTGCGCGCGGGATCGGGTCGGAGACGGCGAGCAGCTGGAGCTCGGTTCCGGACGACTCGATCTCGTCGCCGGCACCCTCGTACTCCGCCGAGATGTCGACGAAGTCCTGCGACATCTCCTCGAACTGCTCCTGCGGGACGTAGGGCGCGGAGGAGAACGCGCCGGTCGTCGCCGCCATCACGTCGTCGCGCTGGACCATCTGCTCGCGCGCGGTGGTGTGGTCCGAGAACTCGGCCTCGAAGTTGCCCGGATCGCCGTTGGGGGCGTTACCGACGTCGAGACCCGCGTCCTGAAGGATCGTGAGCGGGACGAGCGTCCCCGAGACCGAGAGGATGTCGCCCATGTAGACGAGCTCGCCTTCGAGGTCGGAGAGCGACTCGATGCCGCTGTCGGGCGTCGTCGTGATCGTCGAGAAGTACCGCGCCGCGCCGTACGCGACCCGGACGCCGACGATGTCGAGGATGTCCTCCCCGGCGATGACCGCCGACGGGGAGATGTCCGCAATCTCTCCCTGATCGTTGCGCATCGACTGGAGCGTCGCGGTGTAGCTCTCCGCGCGGTCGGCCTCGATCTCGACTTCGACCTCGGACTCGAGGTACTCGAACATCGGCTGGTACTGCTGTGTGATCTCGACGTCGGCCTCGGCGGGGTTCAGGATGAACTGCGCCGTCGGAGTGCCGTCCGTCTCCCCGGAGGTGCCGCCGTTACATCCCGCGAGGGCGACCGCACCGGCCGCGCCGGCTGTCTTGACAAACGTTCGCCGATTCGCCGACCACCTGTTGTCGGACATACACAGGGAGATTCCGCTGGCGTGACTAATCGTTTTCTATGTTTTCTATATAGATACTGAACGACCGTCGGCGGCGAGCGCCGTCGACCCGGCGGATCAGAACTCGCCGAGCCGCGACTGCCCGTCCCCCCCACCGTCGCGGTCGCCGACGCCGCTCAGTTCGGCCGCCCGCGCGATCGTCTCGAAGAAGCCGTCGCGCTGGCTCCGGTCGTACAGAGTCGCGGCCGGATGGACGGACAGCAGGACGCGCCGCGACGCCCCGGCGAGCCTGGCGTCGACCACGTCGCCGGACTCCGAGGTGATCGCAACCGACCGATCGAGGAGGTGCTCGCTCGGCACCTTCCCGAGGGTCACGATCAGCTCCGGAGCGAGCCGCCCGACCTCGCTTTCGAGGTACCCCCGGCAGTTCGCTAACTCCTCGGTCGTGGGGTCCCGGTTGTCCGGCGGTCGACACCGCACGCAGTTCGTGATCCGCACGTCGGCGCGGGCGAGCCCCGCGTCCCGCAGCGCCTCGTCCAGCACGTCGCCCGAGCGCCCCACGAAGGGTTCGCCCTCCTCGTCTTCGGTGGCACCGGGCCCCTCGCCGACGAACAGTAGGTCCGCGTCGGTCGGCCCGACGCCGTCGACGATCCGACTCCGGGACTCGACCAGCGCCGGACACCGCTCGCAGGCCGGAACGCACAGGTTCTCGTCGAGGACGGAGTCGTCGCCGCCGTGTTCGCTCATGGAAACGGCTCCGGGCGCGGGCGTCTAAGTAGCGTCGGTCGCCGTCGCCTCGCGGTGGGCGCTCGCGGCGAGCGCCGCGATCCGGAGCGGCTCGCAGCGCCGGAACCCGTCGCGGGTGAGCGCGCGGACCGCCGCCGCGGCGCGCCCGGGGTCGACGCCGACGGCGCGGACGAACCGCGGGTCGCGGTCGTCGGCGCCGTCGGTCGCGTCGCCGTCCGCCCGCTCGCTCACCTCGCCGTCACCCCCGACTGCCGAGGCGACCGGAACGCGCGGCGGGAGCGACCGGTAGACGGCGAGCCGGTCGGCGAGCGAGTCGCCGTCGAACGCCTCGCGCAGGGCCGGTTCGAGGCCGGGGCTGGCCTCGTAGCTCACGGCGTAGACCGGCCGGTCGATCGCCGCTGCGAGTCGGTCGAGGTCGAGGAGGTTGAACCACGCGGGCGCGACGCCGGCGCAGGCGACGTGGCGGACGTCCTCGCGGCCGAGCGCGCGCCAGCAGTCGATCACGGCGTCGGTCGCGTCCGTCCCGCCGACGGTACACTCGGCGAACGCGAAGCCGTCGGGCGTCCCGTCGGCGCGGACGACGACGCCGGCCGCGCGGCTGGCGTCGCGGTCGTCGGAGAAGGCGACGCCGAGCGTGCGGCTCGGCGGGGTCCTCACGTCTCTTCGGACTTGATCTCCTGAAGTCGGTCGAGGAGTTCGTCGTTGGACGCGCCGGGCTCGTAGTCGACGGACCCCTCGTGGGTTTCTTGGGCAGCCTGAACGCCGTCTTCGTCGTCGAAGTCCGCGTCCAGGTCCTGATTCTCCTGTTCGGACTCGTCGTAGCTGCCAAAGCCCATTTGTGTGTGAAACTAACAGGGGGCGAGGCATAAATCCACGGGCGAGAACGACCTCGACCGGCGGGTTCGAGCGCGACTGTACCCTTTTGTCCCTCGGCGAGCGAGTACGGGTATGGAACCGATCGCCGTCACCGCGGACGCGGAGGAGTTCACCTGTAACGCGTACCTCGTCGCCGGGGAGAGGACGACGCTCGTCGACGCGGGCACGATGCCGGGCGTGGGGGACGTGGTCGCCGAAGCGCTCTCCGGGGCCGACGCCGACGGACTCGACCGCGTCGTGATCACGCACCAGCACCGCGACCACGTGGGCGAACTCGACGCGGTGGTCGACCGCTTCGAGCCGGAGGTGCTCGCGTACGCGGACCACCCGCACCGCGACGCGGCGCTCGAAGCCGGCGACGAGGTGCTGGTCGGCGACGAGGCCTGCGAGGTCGTCTACACCCCGGGCCACGCGGACGACCACGTCTCGCTCGTCGGCGACGAGCGGCTCTACTCGGGCGACGTCGTCGTCTACAACGACGGCGCGTTCTCGGACGGATCGTTCGGTCGGACCGATATGGCCGGCCAGTCGCGCGAGCGCCTGATCGAGAGCCTTCACGACATCCTCGACCGCCTGCCCGACACCGCCGCCGCGATGTTCCCCGGCCACGGCGACGTCTACCGCGCCGCGGACGGCCCGGACACGGTCCGCGAGGTGATCGAGCGCGCGACGGAGCGCGCCGAGCGCCGCGAGCCGAAGTACCCCGACGAGTGAGGGCGGTCGGGGTTTGAAGCC
This genomic stretch from Halorubrum hochsteinianum harbors:
- a CDS encoding uracil-DNA glycosylase, translating into MSEHGGDDSVLDENLCVPACERCPALVESRSRIVDGVGPTDADLLFVGEGPGATEDEEGEPFVGRSGDVLDEALRDAGLARADVRITNCVRCRPPDNRDPTTEELANCRGYLESEVGRLAPELIVTLGKVPSEHLLDRSVAITSESGDVVDARLAGASRRVLLSVHPAATLYDRSQRDGFFETIARAAELSGVGDRDGGGDGQSRLGEF
- a CDS encoding PhnD/SsuA/transferrin family substrate-binding protein translates to MSDNRWSANRRTFVKTAGAAGAVALAGCNGGTSGETDGTPTAQFILNPAEADVEITQQYQPMFEYLESEVEVEIEADRAESYTATLQSMRNDQGEIADISPSAVIAGEDILDIVGVRVAYGAARYFSTITTTPDSGIESLSDLEGELVYMGDILSVSGTLVPLTILQDAGLDVGNAPNGDPGNFEAEFSDHTTAREQMVQRDDVMAATTGAFSSAPYVPQEQFEEMSQDFVDISAEYEGAGDEIESSGTELQLLAVSDPIPRAPLATRSNWDSPVKAELEEAILNVSEDDLSHGDDYDGEPLWFTGVQEGSIDDYQPIQRVLDQLGLEFEDLS
- a CDS encoding MBL fold metallo-hydrolase; the protein is MEPIAVTADAEEFTCNAYLVAGERTTLVDAGTMPGVGDVVAEALSGADADGLDRVVITHQHRDHVGELDAVVDRFEPEVLAYADHPHRDAALEAGDEVLVGDEACEVVYTPGHADDHVSLVGDERLYSGDVVVYNDGAFSDGSFGRTDMAGQSRERLIESLHDILDRLPDTAAAMFPGHGDVYRAADGPDTVREVIERATERAERREPKYPDE
- a CDS encoding phosphonate ABC transporter ATP-binding protein; its protein translation is MSRITVDGVTKRFGDTVALDDVSFEIPQGEFVIVLGVSGSGKSTLLRCMNALETPTEGEIRVGDDPVTSPRDDIAMIFQQHNIIDQMTAYSNALTGSLNRNSFIGSLLQLQDESDKLQALEALNTVGLLDEAQQSAKRMSGGQQQRVGIARALVQDPTILLADEPVASLDPGSSQQVMGYLRTAARKRDLTAVISLHQVNLARKFGERFTGLRDGQKVFDGYRDEFDMDVIDQIYGDIDTEGMFAADPDEATEASGGSTDDASSKRASSGGMAK
- a CDS encoding DUF99 family protein, which gives rise to MRTPPSRTLGVAFSDDRDASRAAGVVVRADGTPDGFAFAECTVGGTDATDAVIDCWRALGREDVRHVACAGVAPAWFNLLDLDRLAAAIDRPVYAVSYEASPGLEPALREAFDGDSLADRLAVYRSLPPRVPVASAVGGDGEVSERADGDATDGADDRDPRFVRAVGVDPGRAAAAVRALTRDGFRRCEPLRIAALAASAHREATATDAT
- a CDS encoding DUF5786 family protein, with product MGFGSYDESEQENQDLDADFDDEDGVQAAQETHEGSVDYEPGASNDELLDRLQEIKSEET